In Candidatus Manganitrophus morganii, the genomic window CTTCCACGCGTCCTTCGCGGCCTTTGGATTGTAGACCTCTCTCCGGCTGTCGTTGAAGAAGGCATGGGGGGCGCCGGCATAGGTTTTTACCTCGCCCGGTTTTTTGAATTTCTTCAGCGCCTCCTTCAGCCGTTGGACCGCTTCCTTTTGAATCCAGCCGTCTTCTTCCCCGTAGATGTAGAGGATCGGCGCCGACAATTTTTCGATCTCTTCGTTTGTCGGGATCTCGCCGTAGAATGGGACGGCGCATCGAATCTCTCCGGTCCGGCAGGCGAGCTGCAGGGTGAAGGAGCCGCCGATGCAAAACCCGATCACGCCGATTTTTGCGGGATCGGCCTCCGGCAGGGTCTTCAGGTAACGGAGGCCGCCCATCAGGTCGGCGACGGTTTTGCCCGGATCGAGCGCGCCCGACAACTTGGCCGCCTCCGCTCCGTTCTGCGTCACGACGTGGCCGAGCCGGGAGTAAAGATCGGGGGCGAGGACGGCGAAATGCTCCTTCGCGAGCCGTTGGGCGACCCCTTTGATGTGGTCGTTGAGCCCCCACCACTCCTGGATCAGGATCAACCCCGGATAACGGCCGGTGTGTTTCGGGCGGCAGAGGAAAGCGGAGAGAATCGTCCCGTCGGCCGGGTATTCCACCATGGAGGAGTTCAGGTCGTCGTCGGTCAGAATTTGGGCGGCCATGATCCTCTCCTTATGATCGACGAGGAAGCCTGACGATGGGCGCTAGTTGGAATCAATCTCCCTCGATTGAAGGTAGGTCAAGACGATCTGGATCACCTGGTCGGGATGAAGCCGGCTGAGGTGCCGCCGCCCCGTCTCGTCGGTGTATTTTAAAGCGGAGGTCATCGATTGGGCGGCGTAGCCCCCCGCCATCCATTTTCCCTCCCGGAGTCCCTCGTGGCGGTTGAGGTGTTCGGCGAGTGGCTCCATCGGAATCGGCTGGATCGGCGGACGGGTGACCGTCTCGGCCCAGGCGTAGTAGCGGTATTCGAGCTCATAACCGAACCCCCCTTCTTCCCGTTCCCGGTCTTCGATCACCAGGAAAAGATTTCCCTGGCAGTGATGATCGATCGCCTGCCGGGCCGGCCGCTGCTCGTCGATGATGACGGAAAGCCCCTCCTGCTCGTGCTCCTCGACGCCGATGATCCCTTTCTCGAAGAGCTCCATCGATTGAACGATGCTGTCGTAGGATTCCCGCCAGAGGGGGCGGTATTCGTCTTTGCGCCGGAAGAGATCGGGGAGCATCGGCATCAACGTTTTATAGAGGAAGGCTTCTTTCGGGCCGGGGTAGGCTGAAAGCTGAGAGAGGATCGGGCTTTCACCGGAAGCGGCCAGCCCCTCGATGAGCAGGTTCATCTGAACCCCTTCTTCCGAAGAGAAGGAAGAGAAGTCGCCCGCCTCGGCGGCGGCGATCAACCGCCCCGCCATCGGCTCCGCCTTCCTCGGATTAAGAAGGGTCCAGACCGAGAGGAGCCCGTCGGTATCGAAATGGTTGTTCGTGATAATGCTGACCTGCGGAAAAAATTGCTTTTGATTCGGATGGGAGAGATAGCGCAGGACGATTTCGGTGGAGGTGTCGGCCTTGAGGGGAGCGGGGGTCTGATTCCCCTTCCAGTGGCTCAAATGATGGCTTTGAGGGACGAGCCCGTCGACCGAGATCTTGGGAACCCCCTTCATCGCCTCTTCGTAGAAGTAAAAGACCATACCCTAATAAATCGCCCTGTCGCCGCTATTTGAGATGGAGTATGGAATCGCCATTGACGGCCTGCATCGAATGGCGGTTCCTATTGAGGGGCTTGGCCGGTCCCCGTTCTCCGGAGATCGGTCTAAACGAATGGTTTACTATATCAAAATTTGAATCATAATTGAAGGCCTTTGCTTAAAAATATGAAATTGACCCATTGGCGGGGCGTCGGCGGGCCCAAAAGTGCTTGCCATCGGAAAAAGGGGCGTGATATCCTCTCGCATGAGAGGACCCCTTGGTGCGGTCCTCATTCCTTTTTCCGGCGGTGGCCCGGCGGTGGCGAGATGATACATCCCTTTCAAGAAAAGTTTCCCAAATTCCCTTCGACCGTTTTCATCGAAGCGTCGGCGCAGGTGATCGGTGACGTGGAGATGGGGGCGTACAGCTCGGTCTGGTTTGGGTCGGTGGTCCGGGGGGATGTGAATTACATCCGGATCGGCGACCGGACCAATATCCAGGATCTTTCGGTTCTGCATGTGACCCGGAAGACCCATCCCCTCGTCATCGGCAGTGAGGTGACGGTCGGACACCGTGTGACGCTGCACGGCTGCACGGTGCGGGATCGGGTGCTGGTGGGGATGGGGGCGATTTTGCTCGACGGCGCCGAGGTGGGGGAGGGATCGATCATCGGCGCGGGGGCGCTGGTGACGGAGGGGGTGAAGATCCCCCCCGGCTCGCTGGCCCTGGGAGTGCCGGCCCGGGTGAAGCGGCCGCTGACGCCGGAAGAGAGCGCCTTTCTCTCCCAGTCGGCACGCAACTATGTCGACCTGGCGCAGATCTATTTAAAACAGACCTCCAAATAAAGGGGAGCGATTTGTTCCGTGGCATTCTGATCCGGTGGCTGGTGAACGCGGGGGGGTTGTTCTTGATCTCGTATGCCCTGGAGGGGATCGAGGTCGAGGGAGCGCTCCCCGCGCTGATTGCGGCGGCGGTCCTCGGGATCATCAACGCGATCATCCGCCCGATCCTTCTCATTTTGACCCTCCCGATCAACATCTTGACCCTTGGCCTCTTTACCTTGGTCCTCAACGGCGCGATGTTGGCGCTGGCCGCTCAGGTGGTTCGGGGATTTACGGTCTCGGGCTTCTGGTCGGCGGTGCTCGGCGCGCTTCTCCTCTCCATCCTCAGCAGCGTCATGTCTTTCTTCATCGAGGATATCGCGCGGCCCCGATCCGAATATTAAAAAAGCGGGCCGAGTTTTCCCGGCCCGCCGTTGTCCCGCTTCAATTGGTTTAAGCCACTTCCCTCCGGGAAACCCCTTCTTCTCCGGTCGTCGAGATGTCCCTTGCGCCGCTTTCTCTGAAAATTTCTTTGGCGCGATCGACCTCTTCGGATGTTTCGCAATGGACGGAGATTAAGATTCCCCCTTCTTTGACCTTTGCCTCATACTGCTTGGCCTCGTATTCCGGCATTCCGAGCCCGATCAGTCCTCCCGCAATCCCCCCGGTCGCGGCGCCGATGGCGGCGCCGCCGAGCGCCGCCATGATGGGGCCCGCGGCGATAAAGGGGCCGACTCCCGGGATGGCAAGTGAGCCGATCCCGACCAGCCAGCCGGCGACCCCGCCGATCACCCCGCCGGTGGTTGCGCCGGTGGCGACCCCTTCCGGGGCTTTGGTCGCTTTTTTGTGAATGAAATCCCGAACCCCTTCCTTATCGGGGGTCAGGACCGAAATATCGGTCGGCGCGAACCCCGCGGCGTTGAGACGATTGAGGCAGCTCTCCGCCTGATAGGGACTATCGAAAATGCCAACGACTGCTTTCTTCGCCATCCGTGATCTCCTTATCTCATCGTGGAGGATTTCACCTCCAGCTCATTTTCAACTTTTCCCGCCCCGGCGATCTGCTCCGCCTTCCTGGCGATCTTCTCTTTTTCGGCCGGGCTGTTGACCGGTCCGCGAAGGGTTACCTTTCCCTCCTGCGTGATAATTTTTACATTCTTCGCCGTGGTGGAGAGGGAATCATCTTCCGTGATCTCTTTCCGAATTTTCCGGGTGGTCTCGACGTCGGCGGGGTCGGTGCCTTGCATCTCCGGCGTCACGGCCGAGGAGCCCCGGTCCCTCTGGTTGATCTCGCTGTTGTCCGGCGCGACGGACGGACCTTCCTTCTCCACCGCATCGGCCGGCCCGCCGGTCAATACAAAGAGAACTGCAATGATCCAAACGATTCGCTTCATTTCAACATCCTCCCGTTGTTACGAGCGGATCTTTTTCAACAGGGTGTTCCCCAAAGATCCGGCCCGCTCTCCGATCACCTGCACCCCCTGTTCGATGACCTTGGCTCCCCGCTTCAGCATCTTCTTCGCTTTCGGTGTCGCCTTTTTAATCTGGTATCCGAGCCCGCTTCTTCTGGGGGATGCTTTTTTCCGGCCGGGCGATTTCGCGACCGTTTTTTTTCGTCTGACCTGCCTTTTCTTCTCCGGCATAATGGTCCTCCTTCTATTCATAATATTCATATGGGTTCAGTTGGGAATATTCCCAATGAGGAGGTTGAGTGCAATTCATAGACCGTCGCGGAGCGGCGGTTTTCAAGGACGATATGGGCCGATAGGGGTAGGAACGCAGGTAACGAGGGGACATCTCCAGCAGTGGAAAGGAATGAATATGTATATTTTGCACAGTCATGATCGGACATAATGAAAGGGAATACAAAAAGGATGAGATTGGGATGGTTGCTTGCGATTTTGGGATATTACCTGTGAAAAAAAGGAACAAGTCGAGGTCGAGAGTCTTGCATGCGGGACCCTGAATTGCAAAAGACATCTATGTTATAATGAATTATTCCAAAATGAAGCGTTCATCGCTTTCTCTCCTTTGGAGGCCGCTCATGCCGCAGAAAAAAGAATTTCCAGGTTGGACACTTTTCGTTATCCTTTTCATCGTCACTGTGCTCCCCTTTTTCTTCTTCACCCCTCAGGCCCGTCAGACCTCCTACAGCGATTTTAAGCGCCTCCTTCGAGAGGGAAAGATCAAGGAGGTGGTGATCTCCAGAGACGCGATCGAAGGGGTGAAGGTCGAGCCGTCTGGCAAGGAGGAGCCGTTCAGCACCGTGCGTGTGGACGACCCCAATCTCACCTCGGAGCTGGAAGACCAGAATGTCCAGGTCACGGGGGAGATTCAGAGCGGCTGGCTCAGAGACATCATCCTCTTTTGGGTGCTGCCGTTCGCGGTCATCCTCTTTATCTGGAGCCTCTTCGCAAGAAGAATGGCGGGAGGAGGGGGAGGGCAAGGATTTATGACCTTCGGCCGGGCCCGGGCCAAGGTCTTCGCCGAGAAAGATATCCAGGTCAGCTTCAACGACGTTGCCGGCGCGGATGAGCCGAAAGAAGAGCTGATGGAGGTGGTCGAGTTTCTCCGCCAGCCGCAGAAGTTCCAACGTCTCGGCGGACGGATCCCGAAGGGGGTTCTGCTGGTCGGCCCTCCCGGCACGGGAAAGACCCTCCTGGCGCGCGCGGTCGCCGGGGAGGCGAAGGTCCCCTTCTTCTCGATGAGCGGCTCCGAGTTCGTCGAGATGTTCGTCGGAGTCGGCGCGGCGCGCGTCCGGGATCTTTTCGCGCAGGCGCAGGAGAAGGCCCCCTGCATCATCTTCATCGATGAGCTTGACGCCCTGGGACGGGCGCGCGGCGCCGGGATGCTCGGAGGCGGCCATGCGGAGCAGGACCAGACCCTCAATCAGCTTCTGGTGGAGATGGACGGGTTCGATCCTCGAAAGGGGGTCATCATCATGGCGGCGACCAACCGCCCGGAAATCCTCGATCCGGCGCTGCTCCGGCCGGGACGTTTCGACCGCCAGATCCTGGTCGATCGTCCCGACGTTCGCGAGCGGGAGGAAATTTTGAAAGTCCACACCCGCAACGTCAAGCTCGATCCGAGGGCCGATATCAAATTGCTCGCCACCCGGACCCCGGGATTCGTCGGGGCCGATCTGGCCAACGTCGTCAACGAGGCGGCGCTCCTGGCGGCGCGCAGCAACAAGGACCATGTGGAGATGGATGATTTCGAAGAGGCGATCAACCGGATGACGACCGGCCTGGAGAAGAAAAAGCGGGTGATGAGCAAGAAGGAGAAGGAGTATGTCGCTTATCACGAATCGGGGCATGCCCTGGTGGCGGCGCTGGTGCCGAACGCCGATCCGGTCCATCGGATTTCGATCATCCCCCGCGGCATCGCCGCCCTCGGCTACACCCTTCAACTCCCGACGGAGGACCGTTATCTGATGACGAAGAGCGAGCTGCACGATCGGCTGGCGGTGTTGCTGGGAGGGCGGGTGGCCGAGGAGATCATCTTCGGCGAGATCTCGACCGGCGCGCAAAATGATCTGACCCGCGCGACCGACATCGCCCGGAGCATGGTCCGCGAATTCGGGATGAGCGAGAAGCTGGGGCTGGTCTCCTTCGAGCGGCCGCGCCGGATGCTGCCGGTGGACGGCGCCCCTCCCGGCGCCAAAGATTACAGCGAAGATCTGGCCAAGGCGATCGATCAAGAGGTCAAGGAGATCATCGACCGGACCTACGCCCGCGTTCATCACCTCCTCGAGAATCATCGCGGCGAGCTGGAGGCGATCGCAAAACTTCTTCTTGAAAAAGAGGTGATCGAGGGGGAGGCGCTGCGAGGGATTGTTCGCGGAAGCGGCAAACCGAAGAAAGACGAAGACGCCCGCCCGATCGATCTGACCTTTCCCGAAGCGCCGCGCCCGCGGGCGGTCGGGGAGTAGCGAGGAACCGATGCCGGAAATCAACGCCCTTCTCCAAGGGCTGTTCATCGAAGAGCGGCAGTTGAATTCAGCCTATACCGCTTATCTGCCGCTGCTTCATCCGCCGGTGTTGCGCGAGAAGATTCGCGGGTGGGTCGGGGAGGGGTGGAAACATATCGAAGGGCTGGAGAAGGAGATCGAGAAGCGGGGGGCTGTTGCAGGCCGATCGGCGGCGCCCGCGCCGACTCATCCCGCGTCGGATGAGACGCACGACCTTCTCGATTTTTTCTTCCAGAAGGAGGAGCGGCTCTACTACTCCTACCGGGAAGCGCTGAAGCGGACCGAGGAGGAGGATCTCCGCGCCCTTCTCTTCCGCCACCTCGAAGAGCAAAAGGGGCACCTCGCCGGAATTCAGAATCTCTATGCTGAGTTCCTCTATTACTAATATTTTTGACAAATCGTATCCCGAAGAATAAAATTTCTCTATGTCGACCGGCCGTTCCAATCTTTTGACTGTTCGCGCCCACACCCTCCTCTGTCTGCAAGGGTTTCGCGGCGAGGGGTACAGTCCCGCCTTCGTCGAGAAC contains:
- a CDS encoding dienelactone hydrolase family protein; translation: MAAQILTDDDLNSSMVEYPADGTILSAFLCRPKHTGRYPGLILIQEWWGLNDHIKGVAQRLAKEHFAVLAPDLYSRLGHVVTQNGAEAAKLSGALDPGKTVADLMGGLRYLKTLPEADPAKIGVIGFCIGGSFTLQLACRTGEIRCAVPFYGEIPTNEEIEKLSAPILYIYGEEDGWIQKEAVQRLKEALKKFKKPGEVKTYAGAPHAFFNDSRREVYNPKAAKDAWKRTLAFLEKYLRS
- a CDS encoding gamma carbonic anhydrase family protein; protein product: MIHPFQEKFPKFPSTVFIEASAQVIGDVEMGAYSSVWFGSVVRGDVNYIRIGDRTNIQDLSVLHVTRKTHPLVIGSEVTVGHRVTLHGCTVRDRVLVGMGAILLDGAEVGEGSIIGAGALVTEGVKIPPGSLALGVPARVKRPLTPEESAFLSQSARNYVDLAQIYLKQTSK
- a CDS encoding phage holin family protein, which produces MFRGILIRWLVNAGGLFLISYALEGIEVEGALPALIAAAVLGIINAIIRPILLILTLPINILTLGLFTLVLNGAMLALAAQVVRGFTVSGFWSAVLGALLLSILSSVMSFFIEDIARPRSEY
- a CDS encoding DUF3341 domain-containing protein, which encodes MAKKAVVGIFDSPYQAESCLNRLNAAGFAPTDISVLTPDKEGVRDFIHKKATKAPEGVATGATTGGVIGGVAGWLVGIGSLAIPGVGPFIAAGPIMAALGGAAIGAATGGIAGGLIGLGMPEYEAKQYEAKVKEGGILISVHCETSEEVDRAKEIFRESGARDISTTGEEGVSRREVA
- a CDS encoding BON domain-containing protein — encoded protein: MKRIVWIIAVLFVLTGGPADAVEKEGPSVAPDNSEINQRDRGSSAVTPEMQGTDPADVETTRKIRKEITEDDSLSTTAKNVKIITQEGKVTLRGPVNSPAEKEKIARKAEQIAGAGKVENELEVKSSTMR
- a CDS encoding ferritin-like domain-containing protein; this translates as MPEINALLQGLFIEERQLNSAYTAYLPLLHPPVLREKIRGWVGEGWKHIEGLEKEIEKRGAVAGRSAAPAPTHPASDETHDLLDFFFQKEERLYYSYREALKRTEEEDLRALLFRHLEEQKGHLAGIQNLYAEFLYY